One window of Pseudacidobacterium ailaaui genomic DNA carries:
- the fmt gene encoding methionyl-tRNA formyltransferase, whose translation MRLVFCGTPQFAVPTLHTLLRAGHDIRLVLTQPDRPQGRGMNLVAPPVKLAAMQAGISVVQPEKIKTNAGLRAQLEEIQPEAIIVVAYGRIIPKWMLDLPKYGNLNLHASLLPKYRGAAPIQWAIANGEPVTGATIMRLDEGLDTGDILLQRELPIAPDQTAEDIFPLLASMGADLMAEALEALALSTITPQKQDESKATLAPVLKREDGRIDFSRPAIEIYNRWRGFQPWPGIYTQFRGKKLVFHRMMPMELRGEESLPARMLTDRDRLFVDCGKNTRLELLEVQLEGKRRMPAADFMRGHQVRNGERLG comes from the coding sequence ATGAGACTTGTTTTTTGTGGTACTCCCCAATTTGCTGTTCCTACGTTGCACACACTTCTCCGTGCCGGACATGACATTCGTCTGGTTTTGACGCAGCCTGATCGCCCCCAAGGAAGAGGCATGAATCTGGTAGCACCTCCCGTAAAGCTCGCGGCCATGCAGGCAGGGATTTCGGTGGTACAGCCGGAAAAGATCAAAACAAATGCCGGTCTTCGGGCGCAACTGGAAGAAATCCAACCTGAAGCCATCATTGTTGTGGCCTATGGGAGGATCATTCCGAAGTGGATGCTTGATTTGCCCAAGTACGGCAATCTGAATCTTCACGCGTCTCTATTGCCCAAATATCGTGGTGCTGCGCCCATCCAGTGGGCGATCGCTAATGGGGAACCGGTAACAGGGGCCACGATCATGCGTCTGGACGAGGGGTTGGACACCGGCGATATTCTTCTCCAGCGTGAATTGCCGATTGCTCCGGACCAGACGGCGGAAGACATCTTCCCGCTGCTTGCATCGATGGGCGCAGATCTCATGGCGGAAGCACTGGAAGCGCTCGCATTGTCCACGATTACGCCGCAAAAACAAGATGAAAGCAAGGCCACGCTTGCTCCTGTTCTGAAGCGAGAAGATGGACGGATTGACTTCTCGCGCCCGGCCATTGAAATTTATAACCGCTGGCGTGGCTTTCAGCCGTGGCCGGGAATTTATACGCAATTCCGTGGTAAGAAACTTGTTTTTCACCGTATGATGCCCATGGAACTGCGCGGAGAGGAAAGCCTTCCCGCCCGTATGCTGACGGATCGTGACCGCCTGTTTGTTGATTGCGGCAAGAACACACGACTGGAGCTTTTGGAAGTCCAGCTTGAGGGCAAGAGACGGATGCCTGCCGCAGATTTTATGCGTGGTCATCAGGTCCGCAATGGCGAACGGCTCGGATGA
- a CDS encoding acyltransferase family protein, with protein sequence MKTRLVSLDVLRGLTIAFMILVNNGNEYSYWPLHHIDWNGWTPTDLVFPTFLFVAGVSLVFSFESRLKKGESKSSIFAHAVRRSIVLFLLGLVVNGYPFFHLGTLRIYGVLQRFAVCLLIAAVLELWDRGAKSKIGVLVFCLIAYWIIMRWVPVPGYGLPGRDIPFLDKDANWVAYLDRHIFPGRLYEGTRDPEGLLSNLPALGTAILGMLTALWLRAERATRTKCAGLFAAAIVCLLLGKIWGYWFPINKKLWTSSYVLFAGGWSLLGLAVCYWLIEIKKWTRGWTFPWIVFGSNAIAAYVFSELLAPTLWTFKFGATHKSIGQMVYPSVFGKVPDAAFGALLYSLAFVAVCFLPVLVLYRKKIFIKI encoded by the coding sequence ATGAAAACCCGCCTGGTCTCTCTTGATGTGTTACGCGGGCTTACCATTGCCTTCATGATTCTGGTGAACAACGGCAACGAATATTCTTACTGGCCGCTTCACCATATCGACTGGAATGGCTGGACTCCCACGGACCTTGTTTTCCCGACGTTTTTGTTCGTTGCCGGAGTTTCGCTGGTATTTTCCTTTGAGTCTCGCCTCAAAAAAGGTGAATCGAAAAGTTCTATCTTTGCTCATGCTGTACGCCGGTCTATCGTTCTGTTCCTATTGGGCCTGGTCGTCAATGGTTACCCATTTTTTCATCTTGGTACACTGCGTATTTATGGCGTTTTGCAGCGCTTTGCAGTCTGCCTGCTCATTGCCGCCGTTCTGGAGCTATGGGACCGCGGGGCAAAAAGCAAAATTGGTGTCCTAGTTTTTTGTCTCATCGCTTACTGGATCATCATGCGTTGGGTCCCGGTCCCGGGATACGGCCTGCCTGGGCGGGACATTCCATTTCTCGACAAAGACGCAAACTGGGTCGCCTATCTGGACCGCCACATCTTTCCAGGAAGGCTTTATGAGGGTACACGCGATCCAGAAGGGCTGCTTAGTAACCTTCCCGCATTGGGGACGGCCATTCTTGGTATGCTTACCGCACTCTGGCTGCGAGCGGAAAGGGCCACTCGGACCAAATGCGCAGGACTGTTTGCTGCGGCCATCGTCTGTTTGTTGCTGGGTAAGATCTGGGGATACTGGTTTCCTATCAATAAAAAACTCTGGACCAGTTCCTATGTACTTTTTGCTGGAGGATGGTCGCTCCTGGGACTTGCCGTCTGCTACTGGCTGATTGAAATCAAAAAATGGACCCGGGGCTGGACCTTCCCCTGGATTGTCTTCGGTTCTAATGCGATCGCAGCCTACGTTTTCTCTGAGCTGCTGGCGCCTACGCTATGGACCTTCAAATTCGGTGCGACACATAAGTCGATTGGCCAGATGGTTTATCCCAGCGTGTTCGGGAAAGTTCCGGACGCAGCCTTTGGCGCGCTGCTTTATTCGCTTGCCTTCGTCGCCGTATGCTTTCTGCCGGTCCTTGTCCTCTATCGGAAAAAGATCTTCATCAAGATCTGA
- a CDS encoding ribonucleotide-diphosphate reductase subunit beta yields MSIVTESSVKVPDSILDPGLCLTLRPMRYPVFFEMFKDGIRNTWTVEEVDFSTDLADLRAKLTPAERHLIQRLVAFFATGDSIVSNNLVLNLYRHINSPEARLYLSRQLFEEAVHVQFYLTLLDNYIPDPAARAEAFAAVENIPSIAKKAQFCMKWMDSIQQLDTLKTEEERRQFLLNLICFAGCIEGLFFFAAFAYVYFLRSKGLLHGLATGTNWVFRDESCHLEFAFEVVKTVRTQHPHLFDKTMEEQVIAMLKEAVDCEAQFAEDLLSGGVAGLSLKDMREYLQYVADARLQRLGISAVFGSKNPFPFMDLQDVQELTNFFERRVSAYQVAVQGEVTFHDEF; encoded by the coding sequence ATGTCCATTGTTACAGAATCGTCCGTAAAGGTCCCTGATTCCATCCTCGATCCTGGACTTTGTCTCACATTGCGGCCTATGCGTTATCCCGTTTTCTTTGAGATGTTCAAAGACGGAATCCGCAACACCTGGACCGTCGAAGAAGTAGATTTTTCTACCGATCTTGCTGACCTGCGCGCGAAGCTCACACCGGCTGAACGGCATCTGATTCAGCGCCTAGTGGCCTTCTTCGCCACAGGAGACTCGATCGTCTCCAACAATCTCGTGCTCAATCTTTACCGGCATATCAATTCTCCTGAAGCCCGTTTGTATCTTTCGCGACAGCTCTTTGAAGAGGCCGTCCACGTGCAGTTCTATCTCACGCTGCTGGACAATTACATCCCTGATCCTGCGGCGCGGGCCGAGGCCTTTGCCGCGGTTGAAAATATTCCGTCTATTGCAAAGAAGGCACAGTTCTGCATGAAGTGGATGGATTCCATTCAGCAGCTCGACACATTAAAAACGGAAGAAGAACGCCGACAGTTTCTACTTAACCTTATCTGTTTTGCCGGATGCATCGAGGGCCTGTTCTTCTTCGCAGCTTTTGCTTATGTGTACTTCCTGCGGAGCAAAGGTCTTTTGCATGGACTTGCAACTGGGACCAACTGGGTCTTCCGTGATGAAAGCTGCCACCTTGAGTTTGCCTTTGAGGTGGTAAAGACCGTCCGCACGCAGCATCCGCATCTCTTTGACAAAACGATGGAAGAGCAGGTCATTGCTATGTTAAAGGAGGCCGTGGATTGTGAAGCTCAGTTTGCAGAGGACCTGCTCTCCGGCGGGGTTGCCGGTCTTTCCCTGAAGGACATGCGCGAATATCTTCAATACGTAGCGGATGCGCGTCTGCAGCGACTGGGAATTTCCGCTGTCTTTGGCTCAAAAAATCCATTTCCTTTCATGGATTTGCAGGATGTCCAGGAACTGACGAATTTCTTTGAACGCCGTGTTTCCGCCTACCAGGTAGCTGTCCAGGGAGAGGTTACGTTTCACGATGAGTTCTGA
- a CDS encoding ribonucleoside-diphosphate reductase subunit alpha: MPELQTTLAEIAPDFPQPEPAPQMQVRKRNGSLEPVDVNKIVRAVQRCCHGLTHVDPMRVASRTIGGLYNGATTRELDAISIQTAASLIAEEPEYSRLAARLLLSTIVKEVSGQNIYSFSQSIEMGHQEALIGRATYDFVVQNARKLNHAVDEEFSDRFEYFGLRTVYDRYLLRHPITRKVIETPQYFFMRVSCGLAVTVNEAIDFYRLMATHDYMPSSPTLFNSGTRHAQMSSCYLIDSPQDSLEAIYDTYKQVAMLSKFSGGIGLAFHRVRSEGSLIRATNGLSNGIVPWLHTLDASVSAVNQGGKRKGACCVYLEPWHADIEQFLELRDNTGDHARRTYNLNLANWIPDLFMRRVETDGVWSLFDPKVVPHFPDLYGEAFEAAYEEAEAQKLYTKQIKARDLYARMMRTLAETGNGWMTFKDTTNLKCNQTGRPENVVHLSNLCTEITEVTSSAETAVCNLGSINLARHVVNGSFDFEKLARTVRAAIPMLDRVIDINYYPVEKAASANHRWRPVGLGIMGLQDVFFQLGLPFDSPEASALSSQIQEEIYFHALSASCHLAEKQGPHPAFSETRAALGKLQFDLWGITPANQGRWDALKQRIRQYGLRNSLLIAIAPTATIASIVGCYECIEPQVSNLFKRETLSGEFLQVNRYLVEELKKLGLWTEEMRARIKLAEGSVQNIEELPKDLRQIYRTVWELPMRAIIDMAAARAPWIDQSQSLNLFAESPNIGRLSSMYMYAWKSGIKTTYYLRSRPATRIAKTTVQQSSGAIACSLENPESCEACQ, translated from the coding sequence GTGCCTGAATTGCAGACAACACTTGCTGAGATCGCACCAGACTTTCCACAGCCTGAGCCTGCACCACAGATGCAGGTGCGCAAGCGCAACGGTTCACTTGAACCTGTCGATGTGAACAAGATCGTGCGTGCCGTGCAGCGATGCTGCCATGGTCTGACGCACGTGGACCCGATGCGCGTCGCCAGCCGCACAATAGGGGGGCTTTACAACGGTGCTACCACACGGGAGCTCGATGCAATCTCGATTCAAACCGCGGCTTCGCTGATTGCTGAAGAGCCGGAGTATTCCAGGCTCGCGGCGCGCTTGCTGCTTTCCACCATTGTGAAAGAAGTTTCTGGCCAGAACATTTACTCGTTTTCGCAATCCATTGAGATGGGCCATCAGGAAGCTCTGATTGGCCGCGCCACCTATGATTTTGTTGTTCAGAACGCGCGGAAGCTTAACCATGCAGTGGATGAGGAGTTTTCTGATCGATTTGAATACTTTGGTCTGCGCACTGTGTATGACCGCTATTTGCTGCGGCATCCCATTACGCGCAAGGTAATAGAAACGCCGCAGTATTTCTTTATGCGTGTCTCCTGCGGACTGGCAGTTACGGTAAATGAGGCCATAGATTTTTATCGCCTGATGGCTACGCACGATTACATGCCCAGTTCGCCGACCCTCTTCAATTCCGGCACCCGTCACGCACAGATGTCCTCCTGTTATCTCATAGATTCCCCGCAAGACTCGCTTGAGGCCATCTATGACACCTACAAGCAGGTGGCGATGCTCTCAAAGTTTTCCGGGGGCATCGGTCTGGCTTTCCATCGCGTGCGCTCAGAAGGATCTTTGATCCGTGCGACGAATGGTCTCTCCAATGGCATCGTTCCCTGGTTGCACACGCTCGATGCATCTGTGTCTGCGGTCAATCAGGGAGGAAAGCGTAAAGGTGCTTGCTGTGTTTATCTGGAGCCCTGGCATGCTGACATTGAACAATTTCTGGAACTTCGCGACAACACGGGCGACCATGCGCGCCGCACGTACAACCTGAACCTGGCGAATTGGATACCAGACCTTTTTATGCGTCGCGTGGAGACAGATGGGGTCTGGTCGCTGTTTGATCCTAAAGTTGTCCCTCATTTTCCCGACCTTTATGGTGAAGCCTTTGAAGCTGCTTATGAGGAAGCTGAGGCGCAGAAGCTTTATACAAAGCAGATAAAGGCCCGCGACCTTTATGCACGCATGATGCGCACGCTTGCCGAAACCGGCAATGGCTGGATGACCTTCAAGGACACAACGAACCTGAAATGCAATCAGACGGGAAGGCCGGAAAACGTCGTGCATCTCTCAAATTTGTGCACAGAAATCACCGAAGTCACCTCTTCGGCAGAAACTGCTGTCTGCAATTTGGGATCAATCAATCTTGCCCGACACGTTGTAAACGGAAGCTTTGATTTTGAAAAACTTGCGCGTACCGTACGCGCAGCGATTCCGATGCTCGACCGCGTGATTGACATTAACTACTACCCCGTGGAAAAAGCAGCGTCTGCCAATCACCGCTGGCGTCCTGTCGGGCTTGGTATCATGGGGCTGCAGGACGTCTTTTTCCAGCTTGGCCTGCCGTTTGATTCGCCAGAAGCATCTGCTCTTTCTTCGCAAATTCAGGAAGAAATTTACTTTCATGCCCTCAGTGCCTCCTGCCATCTGGCGGAAAAGCAAGGCCCGCATCCGGCCTTCAGCGAGACCCGTGCTGCGCTGGGCAAACTGCAATTTGATCTCTGGGGTATCACTCCAGCCAATCAAGGGCGATGGGACGCACTCAAGCAGCGGATCCGCCAATATGGCCTGCGTAATTCGCTTCTGATTGCCATTGCGCCTACAGCGACCATTGCCTCCATTGTCGGCTGCTACGAATGTATTGAGCCCCAGGTCTCAAACCTCTTTAAGCGAGAAACCCTCTCAGGTGAATTCCTTCAAGTGAACCGGTATCTCGTCGAAGAGCTGAAAAAACTGGGCCTATGGACAGAGGAAATGCGCGCGCGGATCAAGCTGGCTGAGGGCTCTGTTCAAAACATCGAAGAATTACCGAAAGATCTCCGCCAGATTTATCGCACGGTCTGGGAATTGCCCATGCGGGCCATCATTGATATGGCTGCTGCTCGCGCCCCCTGGATCGACCAGAGCCAGTCGCTGAATCTCTTTGCTGAGTCTCCCAACATTGGCCGACTGAGCTCAATGTACATGTATGCCTGGAAGAGCGGCATCAAAACCACCTACTATCTGCGTTCGCGTCCGGCCACGCGCATTGCAAAAACCACTGTTCAGCAAAGCTCAGGAGCCATTGCCTGCTCTTTGGAAAATCCGGAATCCTGCGAAGCCTGCCAGTAA
- a CDS encoding Na+/H+ antiporter, with the protein MTINIHHLELLMLLLLLFVVGLAVLARRLGQPYPIIFVLGGLVLSFLPPVPDIALHPDFVFLVVLPPLVFAAAHNTSWRDFRENLMGILMLAFGLVAFTVVGVGFAGHYFFPQLTWKTGLVLGAVVSTTDTLAATSIAQKLGIPTRIVDILEGESLINDASGLLAVSFTVGIITSGHVPSLLSALGQLLLLSSGGVIIGLAIAWVHSRLIYRIEAAQIELTMTLMVPYVAYLAAERLHTSGVMATVACGLYLGHHRTRLLSLGARLESPAVWNTVEFILNGLVFLLLGLQISSVLAGIEHMGTGKLIAGGIMVSIIVVALRFLWVFPGAWIAQKIRKHFSGRETEIENRQVFLIAWGGMRGVIALAAALSLPESLPDGAAFPARNIIIFFTFCVILVTLVGQGLTFPWIIRNLGLAQSGQKPNLEEQMALRTMIQRAISYLQAQREKDIANKEVYEAVERAYKRRMALLKNPEEGTKEEFYAQANRYLEVAREARNIERMAAGELLATNQINDLVYQQLILDIDLQDARYSAKFAS; encoded by the coding sequence ATGACCATCAATATCCATCATTTGGAACTGCTGATGCTGTTACTGCTGCTTTTCGTGGTGGGGCTTGCTGTGCTTGCTCGCCGCCTTGGGCAGCCCTACCCCATCATTTTCGTTCTCGGTGGACTTGTGCTCAGCTTTCTTCCACCAGTCCCGGACATTGCGCTGCATCCTGATTTTGTCTTTCTCGTCGTGCTGCCGCCTCTCGTATTTGCTGCGGCCCACAATACGTCGTGGCGTGATTTTCGAGAAAACCTTATGGGCATTCTGATGCTGGCCTTTGGACTGGTTGCTTTCACCGTGGTCGGTGTAGGTTTTGCGGGGCACTACTTCTTTCCGCAGCTCACCTGGAAGACCGGCCTGGTGCTGGGTGCGGTGGTTTCCACTACAGACACGCTGGCTGCAACCAGCATTGCACAAAAACTCGGCATTCCCACTCGAATCGTGGACATTCTGGAAGGAGAAAGTCTCATCAATGATGCCAGCGGCCTTCTCGCCGTCAGCTTTACAGTGGGCATTATCACTAGCGGGCATGTGCCTTCTCTTCTCAGCGCTCTTGGTCAGCTCTTGCTCCTTTCTAGCGGTGGCGTCATCATCGGCCTCGCAATTGCATGGGTCCACTCACGGTTGATCTATCGCATTGAGGCTGCGCAGATTGAGTTGACCATGACTCTTATGGTTCCGTATGTTGCCTACCTGGCCGCGGAACGTCTGCATACCTCCGGTGTCATGGCGACTGTAGCCTGCGGATTGTATCTGGGGCATCACCGCACGCGGCTGCTTTCCCTCGGCGCCCGCCTCGAATCTCCGGCCGTGTGGAATACGGTTGAATTTATTCTGAACGGGCTGGTTTTTCTTCTGTTAGGTCTTCAAATCTCCTCCGTGTTGGCGGGGATTGAACATATGGGGACGGGCAAGCTCATCGCGGGTGGCATCATGGTCAGCATCATTGTGGTGGCGCTTCGCTTCCTTTGGGTCTTTCCTGGTGCCTGGATCGCGCAGAAGATCCGGAAGCATTTTTCCGGAAGGGAAACGGAGATAGAAAACCGTCAGGTGTTTCTTATCGCCTGGGGAGGAATGCGCGGCGTGATTGCATTGGCTGCTGCACTCTCACTTCCGGAATCACTCCCGGATGGGGCCGCATTTCCAGCGCGTAACATCATCATCTTTTTTACCTTCTGTGTCATTCTTGTTACGCTCGTTGGTCAGGGCCTGACTTTTCCCTGGATCATTCGCAACCTTGGTTTGGCCCAGAGTGGACAAAAACCCAATTTGGAAGAACAGATGGCGCTTCGGACCATGATTCAGCGGGCCATCAGTTATCTTCAGGCACAAAGAGAAAAGGATATTGCAAACAAGGAAGTGTACGAAGCGGTGGAGCGCGCGTACAAGCGTCGGATGGCGCTTCTGAAAAATCCTGAAGAAGGAACAAAAGAAGAGTTTTACGCTCAGGCCAACCGCTATCTTGAAGTTGCCCGTGAGGCCAGAAACATTGAGCGTATGGCCGCAGGAGAATTGCTTGCTACCAACCAGATCAACGATCTGGTCTACCAGCAGCTTATCCTCGACATTGATTTGCAGGACGCCCGCTATTCTGCGAAGTTTGCCTCCTGA
- a CDS encoding MarR family winged helix-turn-helix transcriptional regulator, giving the protein MRIEAFLEESPLFEIYRVSRKLETQLRQLLSPCDISFFEALLLVSILFEEPRAVKPSQLADTFSTGRGNISNCISTLEARGLLKRRIDPEDGRSIQLQLKTPGRKCAMQAVRVLDQMQKLFEKKIGAPQLRSALAAVREVELLCEAASNHM; this is encoded by the coding sequence ATGCGAATCGAGGCATTTCTTGAGGAAAGTCCTCTTTTTGAGATCTATCGTGTCTCGCGAAAGCTGGAAACGCAGTTGCGTCAACTCTTAAGTCCATGTGATATCAGCTTTTTTGAGGCACTTTTGCTGGTCTCCATTCTGTTCGAGGAGCCCCGCGCGGTCAAACCGTCTCAGCTTGCAGACACCTTTTCAACCGGGCGCGGAAACATCAGCAACTGCATCTCCACGCTGGAGGCCCGTGGTCTTCTGAAGCGTCGTATTGATCCGGAAGATGGCCGCAGTATCCAGCTGCAGCTCAAGACCCCGGGGCGCAAATGCGCGATGCAGGCCGTCCGGGTTTTGGACCAGATGCAGAAGCTGTTTGAAAAAAAGATAGGAGCCCCGCAACTGAGATCAGCTCTTGCTGCCGTTCGCGAGGTAGAGCTTCTTTGTGAGGCAGCTTCCAATCACATGTAA
- a CDS encoding TonB-dependent receptor plug domain-containing protein: MKVCTLVLSGFLCLFHAIAQETSQAQFPPPPTAKTTVVVVGNPEPVTLGESNRSVMILNPQEHPLAFPTVEDLLRTDASTYIEQRGAGGAQADIVMRGSSFAQTLVLINGLRVNDAQSAHHNLDLPVPLDAMQSIDILHGSGSTLYGSDAIGGVVDFLTATPQTTALRLRSGVGSFGEDEQAFTGSIVGKQWSELASGARNFSTGFMTDRDYRNENGSSETRWKTVLGESDILLAGSDRAFGANQFYGNFNSWERTKGWFASLRQELGTKTSAAFGYRRHSDIFVLLRNDPAFYKNQHIDESWQGALRRSDHLGAHSSFFYGLEGDGDSIHSNNLGNHARNWGAGYLDADLQWKGLTITAGLRQEIISGGYYVTSPSLAGSYWLNASVKLRAALGYGFRLPTYTDLYYSDPATVGNPNLKPESAWNYEAGLDWFAGSNSYLSITGFYSHQHDAIDYVRANASDLWHASNLPGLRFAGVESAWTWQATHNQHIRLGWTLLSGAQDALHGLQSEYVFNYPVNNAFAEWTVTPLFGYMLQNRIAITQRYQQNAYPVWDMAIAREKGRVHPYLQMSNLSNTGYEEIEGVRMPGRSFTGGIDVVIGRTGK, encoded by the coding sequence ATGAAAGTTTGTACCCTTGTTCTTTCTGGTTTCTTATGTCTCTTCCATGCCATTGCGCAGGAAACCTCCCAGGCTCAATTCCCTCCCCCGCCTACAGCAAAAACAACGGTTGTTGTGGTGGGGAACCCCGAGCCTGTCACTCTGGGCGAATCAAACCGCTCGGTAATGATCTTGAATCCCCAGGAACACCCCCTGGCGTTCCCGACTGTGGAAGATTTGCTCAGGACCGACGCCTCTACCTATATTGAACAGCGCGGTGCGGGGGGAGCTCAGGCAGACATCGTAATGCGCGGCTCCTCGTTTGCGCAGACGCTGGTTCTGATCAATGGATTGCGCGTGAATGATGCGCAGTCAGCCCACCATAATTTGGACCTTCCGGTACCTCTGGATGCGATGCAGTCGATTGACATTCTGCATGGCTCCGGCTCGACACTGTATGGCTCGGACGCCATTGGAGGCGTTGTAGATTTTCTTACGGCTACTCCGCAAACCACAGCATTGCGACTGCGTAGTGGAGTGGGAAGCTTTGGCGAAGATGAGCAGGCCTTCACCGGGTCCATCGTGGGGAAACAATGGTCCGAGCTGGCTTCAGGTGCACGCAATTTCTCAACGGGTTTTATGACTGACCGCGATTACCGTAATGAGAACGGAAGCTCAGAAACCAGATGGAAGACCGTTCTGGGAGAGAGTGACATTCTGTTGGCCGGTAGCGATCGTGCGTTTGGGGCCAACCAGTTTTATGGCAACTTCAATTCATGGGAGCGCACAAAAGGATGGTTTGCTTCCCTGCGCCAGGAACTGGGCACGAAGACATCAGCCGCATTTGGATATCGCAGACACTCTGACATCTTTGTGCTTCTGCGTAATGATCCCGCCTTTTACAAAAACCAGCATATCGACGAAAGTTGGCAAGGGGCCCTTCGTCGCAGTGATCATTTGGGTGCACACAGCTCTTTCTTTTACGGGCTGGAAGGCGATGGGGACTCCATTCACAGCAATAATCTTGGCAACCATGCTCGCAACTGGGGCGCGGGATACCTGGATGCAGACCTGCAGTGGAAAGGGCTAACGATTACAGCAGGCCTACGACAGGAGATCATCAGTGGAGGCTACTACGTCACAAGTCCTAGCCTTGCTGGTAGTTATTGGTTGAATGCCAGCGTCAAGCTGCGGGCCGCGCTGGGATACGGTTTTCGTCTCCCGACCTATACTGACCTTTACTATAGCGACCCAGCCACAGTTGGAAATCCAAACCTGAAGCCAGAGTCTGCATGGAATTATGAAGCAGGACTGGACTGGTTTGCTGGATCAAACTCCTATCTTTCCATCACAGGATTCTATTCTCACCAGCACGACGCAATTGATTATGTTCGTGCGAATGCGTCCGACCTTTGGCATGCGAGCAATCTGCCCGGCCTCAGGTTCGCCGGGGTCGAAAGCGCATGGACCTGGCAGGCAACACACAACCAACACATCAGGTTGGGTTGGACACTGCTTTCAGGAGCCCAGGATGCGCTTCATGGTCTTCAATCAGAATATGTATTCAACTACCCGGTCAACAATGCGTTTGCCGAGTGGACCGTTACTCCTTTATTTGGATATATGCTGCAGAATCGCATCGCAATTACACAGCGATATCAGCAGAATGCCTATCCCGTATGGGACATGGCCATTGCACGAGAAAAAGGTCGCGTACATCCCTACCTGCAAATGTCCAACCTGAGCAACACAGGATATGAAGAAATTGAAGGCGTCCGGATGCCGGGCAGAAGTTTTACCGGCGGCATCGATGTGGTCATCGGACGAACGGGGAAATAA